AACGGCCGCCAGCGGCGTTTTCAGTTCGTGGGAAACGCTCGACACGAACTCGCGCCGCATATTTTCTAACCGCCGCAATTCGGTGACGTCATGCAACACCATCACGACGCCGGGACAAGGATCGCCAGGCAAGCGATTCGCCTGCAGACTAAGCGTACGTCGCGGCGTGGTCGAAACTTCAAACTCATTGCGATACGGTTCGTCACTAGCGATCGCCGCACGAAACGACTCATCCAACGACCGATTGCGCGTCAGCTCTAACAACGGGCGTCCCACCGCGTCGTCCGCTCGAATCGCCAACAACTTTCGGACGGCGCCGTTGGCCAACAGCACGCGCTGCTGGGCGTCGACGGCGATGACCCCTTCCACCATGCTGCCGAGAACGGTTTTCAAACGGTTCGATTCGCCGGTCAGTTGATCGACGCGCAGATCGATCGCGGCTTGCATTTGCGAAAACTGTCGCGCGGTCTCTCCCAGTTCATCTTCCGCCGCCGCCCAGACATGTCCGGTATAGTCCCCGTTCGCGACGCCGGCGCAGGCGCGAGTCAATTGTTGAACCGGAGCGACGATCCGCTCTTCAAATCGACGTGCAATGAAATAAGCGCCGGTCAAAATAACGATCCCCAGCGCCATCGATCCAATGGCCAGGCGATAGGAAGCATTCAGGCCGCCGGCCTCAACATCCTGCCCGACGCGGACATAGCCGACGAGCTTCCCTTGATCTTCGATCGGCAACACGATGAAATAAAACGGGCGCCCCGGTAGTTGCGGATCGCTGGCCGCTTCGCCGATTCCCGTTTCGGCCGCCGCTCTGAATTCAGGCAAGCGCAGAACGTTCGCCATCCGCGCCGCCTCTTGCCGCGTATCGATCAGCACTTTGCCATCTAAATCGGCGACGGTGACGTAAAGCTCGGACTCTTTGGCTTGCGAGTGGACCAACGCGTTCAACGCTTGCGGGTCAAACGACAAACCGACCGCTTCCAACTCACGACGAAAGAATCGCGCCGAGGTCTGCAGCGAGTCAAGTTGACGCAGTCGGGCTCGCTCCATGCCGTCAAGAAAAAAGAGCGCGATCGCACCGGTCGTAAACAGGAAAATAATCAGCCCAAGCCAAAAGAAGAGGGCCCAGCCGATTCGAGATTGCAGCATTCCTGAAAAGGCCTTCGTGCGACTGAGGGAAGTGGGGACGCGGCGAAAACGGGGTAACCGTATCCCAACAAATTGGGCGTAATCTCGTAACCTAGTCGGATCTCGTGAAAATGAGAAGCCTCTTCACGGGAACTTCTTGCGGTTACGAACGTAAAAAAGGGGCGCGTCCCGAAGAACGCCCCCCCCTGTTTGCATTTTTCCGTTGTCGCGATCCGACTTAGACTTTGACCGTTTTGCCTGGAATCGGCGTCGGGTACGGCGAACCGTCGACGCGGGTCGGCTTCCCTTCGGCGTTCGGCTGAACCGGCGCTTCGGTATCCATCGAAGTAATTTTGTCGAAGTCGGCCAACGTATCTTGCGAGTTGAACGCTTCGTCCCAACTGAGGTTGCGGCCTGAGTAGGTCGCCATGCGGCCGAAGATCGCAGTCATCGTGCTCATCGCGCCATATTCGGCTTCGTTCGGGATCTCGCCGCGACGCAGCTGCGCGAACAGGTCGTGATGTTCTTCCTGGTGACCGTTGCCGCCGCCGTTGCCAAACTCCCAAGCGACTTCGCCGTTGGGCTTGAAGATCTTGGCGCCGCTGATATCGCAGTACCCCTTGGTGCCGTGGGCATGTTCCGAAACGCTGCTCCACGTCTTCGGAATATGGCGACAGCAGCTCATCATCTTCGTCCCTTCACCATAGGTGAATTCAATCATATGGTGATCGAAGATCTGACCGCTGTCTTTGCCAACGCGAACTTCACGTCCTCCCATCCCTTCGGCCATGGTCGGATAGCCCTGCATCAACCAGTTGATCACGTCGAGGTTATGGATGTGCTGTTCGACGATATGATCGCCGCAGAGCCAGTTGAAGTAGTACCAGTTGCGCATCTGGTATTCGAGCTCGGTCTGCTTGGCGTCGCGGGTGTTCATCCAAACGCCGTTGCTATTCCAATAAGCCCGCGCGAAAACAATGTCGCCGATCGCGCCGTCATGCAGACGTTTGATCGTCTCGACATAACGGGGCTCATGGTGACGTTGCAAACCAACGGCGACTGCCAGGTTCTTTTCTTTGGCGATTTCGTTGGCGGCCAACACGCGACGGATGCCGGGAGCGTCGGTCGCAACCGGCTTCTCCATGAAGATGTGCTTACCGGCGTTCACGGCCGATTCAAAGTGAAGCGGGCGGAAACCGGGAGGAGTCGCCAGAATCACCAGATCAATGTCTTGTTCCAACACCTTCTTGTAGGCGTCGAAGCCGACGAATTGACGCTCTTGCGGAACGTCGACTTTGTCCGCATGTCGCGAGGTGACGCCGCGCAGACACGATTGCAGACGATCGCCGAACGCATCGCCCATCGCGACCAACTTGGTCGGGCCTTCGGTGTTCATCGCTTGCGTCGCAGCGCCGGTGCCGCGTCCGCCGCAGCCGACCAGACCGATTTTTATGACATCACTGCCGAAGACATGCGCCGCACGGGCCATGCTTAGCGAGCCAGACATTGCGCCGCCGGCAATCAACAAAGACGAGCCGGTTTTGATAAAGTTGCGCCGCGACGACTTCGAAGCGTCGCTGGTTGGTTCGGCGGCAGGTTGTAGGTTGGACTCTTCAGACATGAGGTGCGTATCCTCCGGATCGTAGAGATTTAGGTGCAAGAGGTGAGAAACATCAGGCAGGAGAGGGGAAGTTAGCAAACTCACAGCCTAAACTAGTTTCTGCCCCCAATCAATCAGATATTACGCAGAAGTCCCTTCCCTAATCTACTTTTCGCGTCAGCGGAAAGTCCCACGAAATCGCTTCAAGCGGACGATCTCGCGCAATCCCAAGAGCGCATCCCCCTGAACACGCAAAAGGGGGCTTTTTGGGGGCAGGATCTTCCGCACTCAGCGAATTGTCGACTTCGTTCACCGGACGCAGCGCCGCCGCTTGAAGATCTGGCGATCGTTTCGTAACACTTTTTTGCGGCAGGCATCAAAACCGAAATCCAATTCTGATTGCTTCCAGCGGTTGAACTTCGTTCGATCGGGCGTGGTTTTGCCGAATTTCTGCCGCGAGGATCGGCATACGATGTGCATTAGGGTTGGGAAAATCTTTGCGCACCCCCAGGATTTTCGCCCATCATGGATATGATCGCCCCCCCACAGGAAGTCGCTACAGAACGTTTTTTTCAAGATGTTGCGGCCGGCCTCTCCGCCGCCTCCAAATCGCTCCCGTGCAAATACTTTTACGATCAACGCGGCTCTCAGCTGTTTGATCAGATCTGCGAGCTCGACGCGTATTATGTCACGCGGACCGAAATGCAGATCATGCAAAGCTTCGCTGCCGAAATGGCGGCGGAACTTTCGCAGACGGAGACATTGGTCGAACTCGGCAGCGGCAGCAGTGTGAAAACGCGGTTGCTGCTCGACCAGATGGATCGTCTTGCTGTCTACGCGCCGGTTGATATTAGCGGAGAGCATCTCTATCAAACGGCGATAGCTTTAAAACGCGCTTACCCGCATTTGGACATCGCGCCGCAATCGGCCGATTTTACGCAGCCAATCTCCTTGCCTGAGCATCTTCCGCAAGACGGTGTCGCCGCGTATTTTCCAGGTTCAACCATCGGCAATTTTGAGCCTGACGAAGCTGTCAAATTAATGCAAGCAATCGCGACGACCTGCGGCCCAGGCGGAGAACTGCTGATCGGCGTTGATCTAGCGAAGCCGGAAGAAGTGCTCCTGAATGCGTATGACGATCCCCAGCAGATAACCGCCGCGTTCAACCTAAATCTACTTCGTCGCATCAATCAAGAGCTGGAGGGAAACTTTGATCTTTCCCAGTTCCGTCATATGGCGATCTTCAATGCCGAGGCGAGTCGAATGGAACTCTACCTGGAGAGCCTGGTCGAGCAAACTGTCTCGGTGGGAGAACATGAATTTCAGTTCTCCGCCGGCGAACGAATCTTGACCGAGTACTCTCACAAATACTCGATTGCCCAGTTTACCGACTTAGCCGCCGCGGCCGGTTTCACGATCGAAGCATCTTGGACCGATGACCGCGAATACTTTGCGGTGATGTTGCTACGCGTCCTCGGGCGTTAGCGCCGCATGCGTTTTTCTCGCAGGCGCTCCGGCGATCTGGCGCCTGTGCGAAATACGCATGGACGATTAAATCGATTTCGCCAGGCGTATCCCGCTGAACTGCCAACGTTTGTTCGGACCAAAAAAGTTGCGATAGGTCGCGCGGATGTGCGACTGCGGCGTCACGCACGATCCGCCGCGCAAGACAAACTGGTTGCACATGAATTTGCCGTTGTACTCTCCCAAAGCGCCTGCCGATGCGCGATATCGCGGGTACGCGGTATAGGGACTTGCCGTCCATTGCCAAACGTCGCCAAACAACTGCTGCATCGGATCTGTATCATCCAGCGATGCCGGCAAGGGGCGAAACTCTTCGCTTTCCAGAAAAACGCCATGGATCGAGTCTTGCGACGCCAGCTCTGATTGAGCCGCCGCTTCCCACTCTTGTTCGGTCGGTAGGCGATTGCCTGACCAACGAGCAAACGCATCCGCTTCGTAATAGCTGACGTGATGCACCGGCTGCGCCGGAGAAATCGGCGACAAACCACCGAGCGTCAATAGCAGCCATTGCTCCCCCTCTGATCGCCAGTAGAGGGGCGCGACCACTTGTTGGCTTTGCAAAAAGTTCCAGCCGTCCGACAACCACCACTGCGGATCTTGATAGCCGCCGTCGGCGATAAACTTGAGATACTCGCCGCAAGTGACCAAACGCGAAGCGAGCACATACGGCTCTAGTAAGGTCTGGTGCGCCGGTTGCTCATTGTCGTAACAAAATTGGTTTCCGTCGTAGCCGATTGAGCAGATTCCTCCTTCATACGCAATCCACCGCAGTTCGGCCGTAGCCGTATCACGGATCGCGGCTTGATCCACATACGCCGGGCAAAGCGGATTGCAGGAAAACGCATGCTTCAAGTCGGTCAGCATCAGCTCTTGATGCTGTTGC
The nucleotide sequence above comes from Blastopirellula sp. J2-11. Encoded proteins:
- a CDS encoding ATP-binding protein → MLQSRIGWALFFWLGLIIFLFTTGAIALFFLDGMERARLRQLDSLQTSARFFRRELEAVGLSFDPQALNALVHSQAKESELYVTVADLDGKVLIDTRQEAARMANVLRLPEFRAAAETGIGEAASDPQLPGRPFYFIVLPIEDQGKLVGYVRVGQDVEAGGLNASYRLAIGSMALGIVILTGAYFIARRFEERIVAPVQQLTRACAGVANGDYTGHVWAAAEDELGETARQFSQMQAAIDLRVDQLTGESNRLKTVLGSMVEGVIAVDAQQRVLLANGAVRKLLAIRADDAVGRPLLELTRNRSLDESFRAAIASDEPYRNEFEVSTTPRRTLSLQANRLPGDPCPGVVMVLHDVTELRRLENMRREFVSSVSHELKTPLAAVRAYTETLQLGAIEDIENRGYFLSQIMDSADRLHELIQDMLHLARIESREEAFDITEVPIADVIENVLQVQRDVATARQIALRIHPPEEEISVLGDEEGVRTILGNLIDNAMKYTPEGGAVDVAWGLEGSHVAITVKDTGIGIPQAALERIFERFFRVDKARSREMGGTGLGLSIVKHTAQAMNGGVTVESQVGEGSKFTVRLPRG
- a CDS encoding Gfo/Idh/MocA family protein produces the protein MSEESNLQPAAEPTSDASKSSRRNFIKTGSSLLIAGGAMSGSLSMARAAHVFGSDVIKIGLVGCGGRGTGAATQAMNTEGPTKLVAMGDAFGDRLQSCLRGVTSRHADKVDVPQERQFVGFDAYKKVLEQDIDLVILATPPGFRPLHFESAVNAGKHIFMEKPVATDAPGIRRVLAANEIAKEKNLAVAVGLQRHHEPRYVETIKRLHDGAIGDIVFARAYWNSNGVWMNTRDAKQTELEYQMRNWYYFNWLCGDHIVEQHIHNLDVINWLMQGYPTMAEGMGGREVRVGKDSGQIFDHHMIEFTYGEGTKMMSCCRHIPKTWSSVSEHAHGTKGYCDISGAKIFKPNGEVAWEFGNGGGNGHQEEHHDLFAQLRRGEIPNEAEYGAMSTMTAIFGRMATYSGRNLSWDEAFNSQDTLADFDKITSMDTEAPVQPNAEGKPTRVDGSPYPTPIPGKTVKV
- the egtD gene encoding L-histidine N(alpha)-methyltransferase, producing the protein MDMIAPPQEVATERFFQDVAAGLSAASKSLPCKYFYDQRGSQLFDQICELDAYYVTRTEMQIMQSFAAEMAAELSQTETLVELGSGSSVKTRLLLDQMDRLAVYAPVDISGEHLYQTAIALKRAYPHLDIAPQSADFTQPISLPEHLPQDGVAAYFPGSTIGNFEPDEAVKLMQAIATTCGPGGELLIGVDLAKPEEVLLNAYDDPQQITAAFNLNLLRRINQELEGNFDLSQFRHMAIFNAEASRMELYLESLVEQTVSVGEHEFQFSAGERILTEYSHKYSIAQFTDLAAAAGFTIEASWTDDREYFAVMLLRVLGR
- the egtB gene encoding ergothioneine biosynthesis protein EgtB — protein: MSTDVDTRLESLMRQFREVRQRSERIVAPLEVEDYVVQSMEDASPIKWHLAHTTWFFETFVLQPSIAGYVSPWPQFEYLFNSYYNTVGRPFPRSQRGLLSRPTVDEVLQYRRYVEERIDELATSIEAKLLAVIELGVHHEQQHQELMLTDLKHAFSCNPLCPAYVDQAAIRDTATAELRWIAYEGGICSIGYDGNQFCYDNEQPAHQTLLEPYVLASRLVTCGEYLKFIADGGYQDPQWWLSDGWNFLQSQQVVAPLYWRSEGEQWLLLTLGGLSPISPAQPVHHVSYYEADAFARWSGNRLPTEQEWEAAAQSELASQDSIHGVFLESEEFRPLPASLDDTDPMQQLFGDVWQWTASPYTAYPRYRASAGALGEYNGKFMCNQFVLRGGSCVTPQSHIRATYRNFFGPNKRWQFSGIRLAKSI